TCTCGATTATAAGTAAAAGGCGGTTAGCTCACAAGAGAAACCGCCTGAAATTTAGTACTTTAGTGAGAAGCCTTAATTACCACCAGAGGTAACAGCTTTGTAGTGCTGAGCAGTGACTTCACCCTTGGCATACCAATTACCATTTTTGTCTTGACCGTACTGGTTGCGAACGCTGTTCCAAGCAATTTGACGCGCACCTTCTTCGCTGATACCGTCGCTTTGAGCAGCATTGAAAGCAGCAACGAAAATCTGCTGAGCTTCTTGGGGCAATTGTTCTCTTAAGTCTTGGGCTAACTCATCAACTTTCATTGATTTACTCCTATTCTCTAGCTTTGGTTTTATCCTAAAAAGTTAGGAGATAAATTTTCCTCTTTCTCAAAGTAGAGATAAAAAATGACCATCCTTTTGATAGAGAAGGGTTAGTGGATAGTTGTTAGTTGTTAGTGGTTAGTGGTTTTTGACTACTAACCACTAACCACTAACCCTACATTTCTGTGCAGATGGTAGAGTTTTTAGCCCTAACTCTGCTGTTTCATATAGCCGACTAAATTCTCTTTCATAATGTGCAGCAACAATGGAATTTTTGATGAACACTAAAGTTTCATCGTTAAAGTAATTTCCTGAATTAGACCAATTATGACTTCCGGCGATCGCTAATACTCCATCTAAAACTGCCATCTTACTATGCACTCCACGATCGCCTACTGGTCCTGTAGGAAAACCTACAGTCGTTATAGGACGCTTCCAAGGTTTCACTTTGATAAAACGACTGCTTTTATTAGCCAGAGGACAAACACCCATTGCATCATATGCTTTGGAATATGGTTGTCTAA
This genomic interval from Scytonema hofmannii PCC 7110 contains the following:
- a CDS encoding ChaB family protein, which translates into the protein MKVDELAQDLREQLPQEAQQIFVAAFNAAQSDGISEEGARQIAWNSVRNQYGQDKNGNWYAKGEVTAQHYKAVTSGGN